The window CGTGCTGGACGAGCCCTCGATCGGCTTGCACCAGCGCGACAACGCGCGCCTGCTCGACACGCTCAAGAGACTTCGTGACCTCGGCAACACCGTGATCGTGGTCGAGCATGACGAGGACGCCATCTTGCTCGCCGACCACGTCCTCGACATCGGCCCCGGTGCCGGCATGCATGGCGGCAACATCATCGCCGAAGGCACGCCCGCCGAGATCATGCGCAACCCGAACTCGCTCACCGGCAAATATCTCACCGGCGAGCTCGAGGTCGAGGTGCCGGAGCGGCGCCCGCCGAACCATCGCCGCACCATCAAGGTGGTCAACGCGCGCGGCAACAATCTCAAGAACGTCACCGCCGAAATTCCACTCGGCCTGTTCACTTGCGTCACCGGCGTCTCCGGCGGCGGCAAGTCGACGCTGCTGATCGACACGCTGTACAAGGCGATCGCACGCAAGCTGAACAACGCCAGCGAAGGCGCCGCGCCGCACGATCGCATCGAGGGCCTCGAGCACATCGACAAGATCATCGACATCGACCAGTCGCCGATCGGCCGCACGCCGCGCTCCAACCCCGCGACCTACACCGGCGCCTTTACGCCGATCCGCGAATGGTTCGCCGGCTTGCCCGAGTCCAAGGCGCGCGGCTACGAGCCCGGCCGCTTCTCCTTCAACGTCAAGGGCGGCCGCTGCGAGGCCTGCCAGGGCGACGGCGTCATCAAGATCGAGATGCACTTTCTGCCCGACGTCTACGTCACCTGCGACGTCTGCAAGGGCAAGCGCTACAACCGCGAGACCTTGGAGGTCCTGTTCAAGGGCAAGAGCATCGCCGACGTGCTCGACATGACCGTCGAGGAAGCCGCCGAGTTCTTCAAGGCGGTGCCACGCGTGCGCGAAACGTTCCAGACGCTGCACCGCGTCGGCCTCGATTACATCCATGTCGGCCAACAAGCGACGACGCTGTCCGGCGGCGAAGCGCAACGCGTCAAGCTGGCAAAAGAACTGTCAAAGCGCGCCACCGGCCGCACGCTCTACATCCTGGACGAGCCGACCACCGGGTTGCATTTCCACGACGTCAAGAAGCTCCTGGAGGTGCTGCACGAGCTGGTCGCGCAGGGCAACACGGTCGTCGTCATCGAGCACAATCTCGAAGTCATCAAGACCGCCGACTGGGTCATCGACCTCGGCCCCGAAGGCGGCGACGGCGGCGGCGAGATCGTCGCCTGGGGCCCGCCGGAAGACATCGCGAAAGCGCCGCGGAGCTATACGGGGAAGTTTCTGGCCCCGGTGCTGGCGAAGGCGCGGAAGCCGAAGCGGAGGCGCGCGGCCAGCGAGGCGGCGGAGTAGCGCGGCCTCGCAGTCTTTGTCGCTCTTCGCAGGCCGCAGAACTCTGACTGATGAGAGACAACCTCTGGTTAAGTTGGCTGTCGGGGTATAGATTACTGACCTCTTCCAGGGGGGCAGACTTGAGCAACGCAACTGATCAATCCAATTTTCATTTTGAATTCAACAGTTCCATAGACGAAGATCGATTCTTCAGAACTCTTCTGACCAAAAGGCTGAAGGCGCACGTTGATCGGCGTGGCTTTTGGATCATCACGCTCATCGTCTCCGGGGTGATTATTGCGGTTAGCTGGATCGGCCTGGATCAGGGTTGGCTAACGTCGCCAACTATATTTGCGTTGTTAATCTGCTTTCTATTGGGGCAGATCTACATGGCTTTCTTAACGACGTGGTCCACACGCCGGATATTCGACAAACTGCATGAGCTAGACGGCATGGCGCAGATGACCTGGCGTGTTACTTTTGATGACCTCTCCATCCTCGTGAGAACTCCCAACATTGAAAGCCGGATGTCTTGGGATACGATTGCGGAAGTTGGGGATACCCAGGTCATGGTCGTAATATGGTACAATACAAAGCAAGGTTTTTTCATCCCAGCAAGCGTCTTCGCCGACTCTGCCGCGCGCACGGCCTTTGCGGAATGGGCCAGTAAACGCTTGCGGTCCGCGACTGCCCTGTCGAGCGTGATTAAATCCGTCTGATCCCGAATCTTATCGGCCCGGTCCGCCGGCACTTGCTCCCCATGCCCTACTCCCTCGCCATCTTCGATCTCGACGGCACGCTGGCCGACAGCTTTCCGTGGTTCCTGCGCACCATCAACGACGTCGCCGATCGCTTCGGCTTCTGCCGCGTCGCCGATGAGGATGTCGAGGGGCTGCGGCATGCTTCGTCGCGCGAGATTCTTAGCCGGCTCGAGGTGCCCCTGTGGAAGCTGCCGGCGATCGCGCGGCATGCGCGGCGGCTGAAGGCGGAGGCAGCGGCGGAGATTGCGCTGTTTGCGGGGGTCGATACGATGCTGCGGACGCTGGCGGAGAACGGCGTACAGCTGGCGCTGGTGACCTCGGACAGCGAGGCCAATGCGCGTGAGAAGCTCGGGCCGGCCGCTGCGCTATTCTCACATTTCGATTGCTCGGCATCGCTGTTCGGCAAGGCCGCGAAATTCCGTCGGGTGATGCGGCGCGCGGGTGTGAAGCCG of the Bradyrhizobium sp. WSM1417 genome contains:
- a CDS encoding YcxB family protein, with translation MSNATDQSNFHFEFNSSIDEDRFFRTLLTKRLKAHVDRRGFWIITLIVSGVIIAVSWIGLDQGWLTSPTIFALLICFLLGQIYMAFLTTWSTRRIFDKLHELDGMAQMTWRVTFDDLSILVRTPNIESRMSWDTIAEVGDTQVMVVIWYNTKQGFFIPASVFADSAARTAFAEWASKRLRSATALSSVIKSV
- a CDS encoding HAD family hydrolase; the encoded protein is MPYSLAIFDLDGTLADSFPWFLRTINDVADRFGFCRVADEDVEGLRHASSREILSRLEVPLWKLPAIARHARRLKAEAAAEIALFAGVDTMLRTLAENGVQLALVTSDSEANAREKLGPAAALFSHFDCSASLFGKAAKFRRVMRRAGVKPAKVIAIGDEVRDIEAARAVGIACGAVGWGYAAPAALRAHGPDHMFDQMDEIVWTLCPGAVARMSEAISGNAGG